From Achromobacter spanius, a single genomic window includes:
- a CDS encoding Bcr/CflA family multidrug efflux MFS transporter, whose product MGALTAIGPFAIDMYLPAFPTIAANLGVARGDVERTLAAYLIGLALAQVFYGPMADRYGRKPPLLVGLTLFMIASLGCALSGSVEALTGWRVVQAMGGAAGIVIPRAVIRDHYETHEAARAMSLLMLIMGLAPILAPLIGGQLLAITSWRSLFWVMLAGGAMLMAAVIMIMKESLTPDRVVPLRWSTILQNYRGLFAHRGFMSHSLAGGFGQAGMFAYIIGSPRVFIELYGVPPQYYGLLFGTNALSLIICSQISARLLRTCTPRQLQRRALVTLACASLVAVALTLAGLMTLPLLMLCLIAYMGSQGFVNPNSAALALSDQGKRLGAASALLGTLQLSCGALAGFVVSAWQADTALPLTTTLAACACLSWTAGRVARSHTS is encoded by the coding sequence ATGGGCGCGCTGACGGCCATCGGCCCGTTCGCCATCGACATGTACCTGCCCGCGTTCCCCACCATCGCGGCGAACCTTGGCGTCGCCCGCGGCGATGTCGAGCGCACGTTGGCGGCGTACCTGATCGGCCTGGCGCTGGCGCAGGTGTTCTACGGCCCGATGGCGGACCGCTACGGCCGCAAGCCGCCGCTGCTGGTGGGCCTGACGCTGTTCATGATCGCCTCGCTGGGCTGCGCGCTGTCGGGTTCGGTCGAAGCCCTGACCGGTTGGCGTGTCGTGCAGGCGATGGGCGGCGCAGCCGGCATCGTGATCCCGCGCGCGGTCATCCGCGACCATTACGAAACCCACGAAGCCGCGCGCGCGATGTCGCTGCTGATGCTCATCATGGGCCTCGCGCCCATCCTCGCGCCGCTGATCGGCGGCCAGCTGCTGGCCATTACCTCGTGGCGCAGCCTGTTCTGGGTGATGCTGGCGGGCGGCGCGATGCTGATGGCCGCGGTCATCATGATCATGAAGGAATCGCTCACGCCGGACCGCGTGGTGCCGCTGCGCTGGAGCACCATCCTGCAGAACTATCGCGGCCTCTTCGCGCACCGCGGTTTCATGTCGCACAGCCTGGCGGGCGGTTTCGGGCAGGCGGGCATGTTCGCCTACATCATCGGTTCGCCGCGGGTCTTCATCGAACTCTACGGCGTGCCGCCGCAGTACTACGGTCTGCTGTTCGGCACCAACGCGCTGTCGCTCATCATCTGCTCGCAAATCAGCGCCCGCCTGCTGCGCACCTGCACGCCGCGCCAATTGCAGCGCCGCGCGCTGGTCACGCTGGCCTGCGCCAGCCTCGTCGCCGTCGCCCTGACACTGGCCGGTCTGATGACGCTGCCGCTGCTGATGCTGTGCCTGATCGCCTACATGGGCAGCCAGGGCTTCGTGAACCCCAACTCGGCGGCGCTCGCGCTGTCGGACCAGGGCAAGCGGCTGGGCGCCGCCTCGGCGCTATTGGGGACGCTTCAACTGTCCTGCGGCGCCCTCGCCGGCTTTGTGGTCAGCGCGTGGCAGGCCGACACCGCCCTGCCCCTGACGACCACCCTGGCAGCCTGCGCGTGCCTGTCCTGGACAGCCGGCCGTGTGGCGCGTTCGCACACGTCGTAG
- the rpmB gene encoding 50S ribosomal protein L28 — protein sequence MARVCQVTGKGPMVGNNVSHANNKTKRRFLPNLQSRRFWVESENRWVRLRVSAKAIRTIDKNGIDAVLAEMRARGEQA from the coding sequence ATGGCACGCGTATGCCAAGTGACCGGCAAAGGCCCGATGGTGGGCAACAATGTTTCGCACGCGAACAACAAGACCAAGCGCCGCTTCCTGCCCAACCTGCAATCGCGCCGGTTCTGGGTTGAAAGCGAAAACCGCTGGGTTCGCCTGCGTGTTTCGGCCAAGGCCATCCGCACGATCGACAAGAACGGCATCGACGCCGTGCTGGCCGAAATGCGTGCCCGCGGCGAACAGGCTTAA
- the rpmG gene encoding 50S ribosomal protein L33 has translation MAKGIREKIKLESTAGTGHFYTTTKNKRNMPEKMLIKKFDPVARKHVDYKETKLK, from the coding sequence ATGGCCAAAGGTATCCGCGAAAAGATCAAGCTCGAGTCGACCGCCGGCACGGGTCATTTCTACACGACCACCAAGAACAAGCGCAACATGCCCGAGAAGATGCTGATCAAGAAATTTGATCCGGTCGCTCGCAAGCACGTCGACTACAAGGAAACCAAGCTGAAGTAA
- a CDS encoding ABC transporter substrate-binding protein has protein sequence MIRPCLSLLRRAVAPALIALALAPASPAAAKDKEPPIRIGEINSYKAIPAFLGPYKKGWQLALEEVNAAGGVLGRKLEVISRDDNGNPGDSVRAAQELLAREKVELLFGGFLSNTGLALTDFAKQQEVFFLAAEPLTDKITWQEGNRYTYRLRPSTWMHVAALAPKALALRKKRWAIVYPNYEYGQSAVATFKAMMQSFQSDVEFVAEQAVPLGKVDAGAVVQALADAKPDAIFNVLFAADLTRFVREGNTRGLFENMPVVSLLSGEPEYLEPLGADTPTGWIVTGYPWYAIDTPANKTFVEAYKKRFNETPKVGSVVGYASLMSIAQGLKAAGSVDTEKLVDAFAGLKVDTPYGPIQYRKIDHQSTMGVYVGVTAVEDGKGIMKDFAYIDGARLQPPDEQVRKMRPAPAR, from the coding sequence ATGATCCGTCCCTGCCTCTCCCTGCTGCGCCGCGCCGTTGCGCCCGCCCTCATCGCGCTTGCGCTGGCGCCGGCCTCCCCCGCCGCCGCGAAAGACAAGGAACCGCCGATTCGCATCGGCGAGATCAACAGCTACAAGGCCATTCCCGCCTTCCTGGGTCCGTACAAGAAGGGCTGGCAGCTGGCGCTCGAAGAAGTCAACGCCGCGGGCGGCGTGCTGGGCAGAAAGCTCGAGGTCATCTCGCGCGACGACAACGGCAATCCCGGCGACTCGGTCCGCGCCGCGCAGGAACTGCTGGCACGCGAAAAAGTCGAGCTGCTGTTTGGCGGCTTCCTGTCCAACACGGGTCTCGCGCTGACCGACTTCGCCAAGCAGCAAGAAGTCTTCTTCCTGGCCGCCGAGCCGCTGACCGACAAGATCACCTGGCAGGAGGGCAACCGCTATACCTACCGTCTGCGTCCGTCCACCTGGATGCACGTGGCGGCGCTGGCCCCCAAGGCGCTCGCCCTGCGCAAGAAGCGCTGGGCCATCGTCTACCCCAATTACGAATACGGACAGTCCGCCGTGGCCACGTTCAAGGCCATGATGCAGTCCTTCCAATCCGACGTGGAATTCGTCGCGGAACAAGCCGTGCCGCTGGGCAAGGTGGATGCCGGCGCTGTCGTGCAGGCGCTGGCGGATGCCAAGCCCGACGCCATCTTCAACGTGCTGTTCGCCGCCGACCTGACCCGCTTCGTGCGCGAAGGCAACACGCGCGGCCTGTTTGAAAACATGCCCGTCGTGTCGCTCTTGTCCGGCGAACCCGAATACCTGGAACCGCTGGGCGCCGACACGCCAACCGGCTGGATCGTCACCGGCTACCCCTGGTACGCCATCGACACCCCGGCCAACAAGACCTTCGTCGAGGCCTATAAAAAGCGCTTCAACGAGACGCCCAAGGTCGGCTCCGTGGTCGGCTATGCGTCCCTGATGTCCATTGCGCAGGGCCTGAAGGCCGCCGGTTCCGTCGACACGGAAAAGCTCGTCGACGCCTTTGCCGGCCTGAAGGTGGACACGCCCTATGGCCCCATCCAGTACCGCAAGATCGACCATCAATCCACGATGGGCGTCTATGTGGGCGTGACGGCGGTCGAAGACGGCAAGGGCATCATGAAGGACTTTGCCTACATCGACGGCGCACGGCTCCAGCCGCCTGACGAGCAGGTGCGCAAGATGCGGCCGGCGCCGGCCCGCTGA
- a CDS encoding ABC transporter permease, whose protein sequence is MNVSGLLLQLLNGLADASALFLVAAGLSLIFGVTRVVNFAHGSFYMLGVYLAWTFTSYFGGGAGYWFGLLLAALATGLIGAAAELLVLKRLYRAPELFQLLATFALVLIIGDVALAVWGPEDLFSARAPGLSGAVQILGRRYPEYDLLLIAAGPVVLGLLWLLLMRTRWGRLLRAAAENRTMLAALGVNQAWLFTSAFTLGAFLAGLGGALAAPRVPATLGLDLEIIASAFVVVVVGGLGSIPGAFLAAVLICSVKALFVFLGQVAIGPWVFNLSKLTLLAEFAVMAVVLVVRPWGLMGKPPAPASHAGPPERPIAPAGPRLRLAYAVLLAMLALVPVATLYWPYLSILMTEILIAALFAASLHFLTGLAGMTSFGHAAWFGLGAYGAALLLKLAAIPMEAALLLGPFAAALGALVFGWFCVRLSGVYLAMLTLAVAQILWALTYQWDDVTGGSNGLTGLWPSAWLSQGPWFYYVTLALCAAGVWWLRRLAFSPLGFALRGVRDSALRAEALGMDTRRIQWAGFVAASFAAGLAGSLYAFSKGSIAPDVLAVSRSVDGLVMVLLGGIQTLAGPLVGAASYTWLQDAAARSTEYWHAVLGLAILALVMAFPEGLAGAAARLRRRSA, encoded by the coding sequence ATGAATGTATCCGGGCTGCTGCTGCAGCTACTCAACGGCCTGGCCGACGCCAGCGCGCTGTTTCTGGTCGCTGCGGGCCTGTCGCTGATCTTTGGCGTGACGCGCGTGGTCAACTTCGCGCACGGCTCGTTCTACATGCTGGGCGTGTATCTGGCCTGGACCTTCACCAGTTACTTCGGCGGCGGCGCGGGCTACTGGTTCGGGCTGCTGCTGGCGGCGCTGGCGACCGGCCTGATCGGCGCCGCGGCCGAGCTGCTGGTGCTCAAGCGCCTGTACCGCGCGCCCGAACTCTTCCAGCTTTTGGCCACCTTTGCGCTGGTCCTCATCATCGGGGATGTGGCCCTGGCGGTATGGGGCCCCGAAGACCTGTTCTCCGCCCGCGCACCGGGCTTGTCTGGCGCCGTGCAGATTCTGGGCCGCCGCTACCCCGAATACGACCTGCTGCTGATCGCCGCCGGCCCCGTCGTGCTGGGTCTGCTGTGGCTGCTGCTGATGCGCACGCGCTGGGGTCGGCTGCTGCGCGCTGCCGCCGAAAACCGCACGATGCTCGCGGCCCTTGGCGTGAACCAGGCCTGGCTGTTCACGTCGGCCTTCACGCTGGGCGCCTTCCTGGCGGGCCTGGGCGGCGCGCTGGCCGCGCCGCGCGTACCGGCCACCTTGGGCCTGGATTTGGAAATCATCGCCAGCGCCTTCGTGGTGGTGGTCGTGGGCGGGCTCGGATCCATACCGGGCGCTTTCCTGGCGGCCGTCCTCATCTGCTCGGTCAAGGCGCTATTCGTGTTTCTGGGCCAGGTGGCCATCGGCCCGTGGGTGTTCAACCTGTCCAAGCTCACGCTGCTGGCCGAATTCGCGGTGATGGCCGTGGTGCTGGTCGTGCGGCCGTGGGGCCTGATGGGCAAGCCGCCCGCACCGGCCTCGCACGCCGGCCCGCCCGAACGCCCCATTGCCCCCGCCGGCCCCCGCCTGCGGCTGGCCTATGCCGTGCTGCTGGCCATGTTGGCCCTCGTGCCCGTCGCCACGCTGTACTGGCCTTATCTCAGCATCCTGATGACCGAGATCCTGATCGCCGCGCTGTTTGCCGCCAGCCTGCACTTTCTGACCGGACTGGCCGGCATGACATCGTTCGGCCACGCCGCGTGGTTTGGGCTGGGCGCCTACGGCGCGGCATTGCTCCTGAAACTGGCCGCCATCCCCATGGAGGCGGCGCTGCTCCTCGGCCCATTTGCCGCGGCCTTGGGCGCATTGGTGTTCGGCTGGTTCTGCGTGCGCCTGTCCGGGGTGTACCTGGCCATGCTGACGCTGGCCGTCGCGCAGATCCTCTGGGCGCTCACCTATCAATGGGACGACGTGACCGGCGGCAGCAACGGGCTGACGGGCTTGTGGCCATCGGCATGGCTGTCGCAGGGGCCGTGGTTCTATTACGTCACGCTCGCGCTGTGCGCGGCCGGCGTCTGGTGGCTGCGGCGGCTGGCGTTTTCACCGCTGGGCTTTGCGCTACGCGGCGTGCGCGATTCGGCCTTGCGTGCCGAGGCGCTTGGCATGGACACACGGCGCATCCAGTGGGCGGGCTTCGTGGCCGCCTCGTTCGCCGCGGGCCTGGCCGGATCGCTTTATGCATTTTCGAAGGGCAGCATCGCGCCCGACGTGCTGGCGGTAAGCCGCTCGGTCGACGGGCTGGTCATGGTGCTGCTGGGCGGCATCCAGACGCTGGCCGGTCCGCTCGTCGGCGCGGCATCCTACACCTGGCTGCAGGACGCCGCGGCGCGCAGCACCGAATACTGGCACGCGGTGCTGGGGCTGGCCATCCTGGCGCTGGTCATGGCCTTCCCTGAGGGACTGGCCGGCGCGGCGGCCCGGCTGCGCAGGAGGTCCGCATGA
- a CDS encoding ABC transporter ATP-binding protein, with the protein MTTAAPLLQVRHLRKSFGGIDALADVSFDLQAGHMLALIGPNGAGKSTCFNVLGGQLRPDSGSVRLDGQELVGLSAGKICRLGVGRSFQTAATFRSMTVIENVQTALLSRDRLLFNPWRRAAHHAVDEARTLLSQVQMADKADEACGTLAYGDVKRVELAMALAHQPRLLLMDEPTAGMATNERHALMRLTRQLADTQRIAVLFTEHSLDVVFKHADRIAVLVRGGLLAEGAPAAIAADERVKAAYLGTEAPQGA; encoded by the coding sequence ATGACGACGGCGGCTCCCCTGCTGCAGGTGCGCCACCTGCGCAAGTCCTTCGGCGGCATCGACGCGCTGGCCGACGTGTCCTTCGACTTGCAAGCCGGCCACATGCTGGCCCTGATCGGCCCGAACGGCGCGGGCAAGTCGACCTGCTTCAACGTGCTGGGCGGACAATTGCGCCCGGATTCGGGTTCGGTGCGGCTGGACGGGCAGGAGCTGGTTGGCCTGTCAGCCGGCAAGATCTGCCGGCTGGGCGTGGGCCGCAGCTTCCAGACTGCCGCGACGTTCCGTTCGATGACCGTGATTGAAAACGTGCAGACGGCCCTGCTGTCGCGCGACCGCCTGCTCTTTAACCCGTGGCGGCGCGCCGCGCACCACGCCGTTGACGAAGCCAGGACCCTGCTTTCGCAGGTGCAGATGGCGGACAAGGCCGACGAGGCCTGCGGCACGCTGGCCTATGGCGACGTCAAACGGGTCGAACTGGCGATGGCGTTGGCGCATCAGCCGCGCCTGTTGCTGATGGACGAGCCCACGGCCGGCATGGCCACCAACGAGCGCCACGCGCTGATGCGCCTGACCCGCCAGTTGGCGGACACGCAGCGCATCGCCGTCCTGTTCACGGAGCACAGCCTGGATGTCGTGTTCAAGCACGCCGACCGCATTGCGGTGCTGGTGCGCGGCGGCCTGCTGGCCGAAGGCGCCCCCGCGGCCATCGCGGCCGACGAGCGGGTCAAGGCCGCTTATCTGGGCACCGAAGCGCCGCAAGGCGCCTGA
- a CDS encoding SulP family inorganic anion transporter: MNVARRLFGSWVDDVNRLTLRADLAAGLLGALLVLPQGVAFATLAGLPPEYGLYSAIVPCVVAALFGSSRHVMSGPTNANSLALFAVLAPLAAAGSPAYIQLALAVTVLVGVMQWLVGVLRLGSLAHFISPSALFGFTSGAAVLIAVHALKDALGLPSPEAHGAGAVLESVATHLGQVHPGALLVTLVTLVTALVARRLDKRKPYMLLGLAAGTFAAWVFNTWVLAPGSAPVPVLGAIAQPWPPFHVPSVDWRALPDLLSLAFALTIVALAQSISIAKAVASRSGQRIDANREFVGQGLSNVVGGFFSCYLSCGSLNRSIPNFEAGAKTPLASVFSALLLMLLVAVSAPLLALIPHAAISGLLLLVAWTLLDVPRWRHLLRTQPGECAIAGATLAATIAIRMEVAILLGTVLSLMVYLHRTSRPAMRTMGFDSRGLDRRFVVLEHQPDALPECPQLKLLRMEGSVYFGAAAHVAQRLHDLRSAPGAPRHLLVMAKSMNFIDLAGAQVWDDELAARRAMGGDLYFHRPRPEVMDMWRRTGFLERLGADHIFPDKATALHAIYAKLDRNICAGCTARIFWECQPDSPQRDG; the protein is encoded by the coding sequence ATGAACGTCGCGCGCCGGCTTTTCGGCTCGTGGGTGGATGACGTCAACCGGCTGACGCTGCGCGCCGATCTGGCTGCCGGCCTGCTGGGCGCGTTGCTGGTGCTGCCGCAGGGCGTTGCGTTTGCGACGCTGGCGGGCCTGCCGCCGGAGTACGGCCTGTATTCGGCCATCGTGCCCTGTGTGGTGGCGGCGTTGTTTGGCTCCAGCCGCCACGTGATGTCCGGGCCGACCAATGCGAATTCGCTGGCCCTCTTTGCCGTGCTGGCGCCGCTGGCGGCCGCGGGCAGCCCCGCTTACATTCAGCTTGCGCTTGCCGTGACCGTGCTGGTCGGGGTCATGCAGTGGCTGGTGGGCGTCTTGCGGCTGGGATCGCTGGCGCACTTCATATCGCCGTCGGCGTTGTTTGGCTTTACCAGCGGCGCGGCCGTGCTGATCGCGGTGCATGCGTTAAAGGATGCGCTGGGCCTGCCGTCGCCAGAAGCGCACGGCGCGGGGGCGGTGCTGGAAAGCGTGGCCACGCACCTCGGGCAGGTGCATCCGGGCGCCTTGCTGGTGACGCTGGTCACCCTGGTCACGGCCCTGGTGGCGCGTCGGCTGGACAAGCGCAAGCCTTACATGCTGCTGGGCCTGGCTGCGGGGACGTTCGCGGCATGGGTTTTCAACACGTGGGTCCTGGCCCCCGGCAGCGCGCCGGTTCCCGTGCTGGGCGCCATCGCGCAGCCGTGGCCGCCGTTTCATGTGCCCAGCGTGGACTGGCGCGCGCTTCCCGATCTGCTGAGCCTGGCGTTCGCGCTGACCATCGTGGCGTTGGCGCAGTCCATCTCCATTGCCAAGGCGGTGGCGTCGCGGTCGGGGCAGCGCATCGACGCGAACCGCGAGTTCGTGGGGCAGGGCTTGTCCAACGTCGTTGGCGGGTTCTTTTCCTGTTATCTGTCTTGCGGTTCGCTCAATCGGTCCATCCCCAACTTCGAGGCCGGCGCGAAGACGCCGCTGGCGTCGGTATTTTCGGCGTTGCTGCTGATGCTGCTGGTGGCGGTGTCCGCCCCGTTGCTGGCGTTGATTCCGCATGCCGCCATTTCGGGGTTGCTGCTGCTGGTGGCCTGGACGCTGCTGGACGTGCCGCGCTGGCGGCATCTGCTGCGCACGCAGCCCGGTGAATGCGCCATCGCCGGCGCGACGCTGGCCGCGACGATCGCCATTCGCATGGAGGTCGCAATCCTGTTGGGCACGGTGCTGTCGCTGATGGTGTATCTGCACCGCACGTCGCGGCCCGCGATGCGCACGATGGGTTTCGATTCACGCGGATTGGATCGCCGCTTCGTGGTGCTGGAGCACCAGCCCGACGCCTTGCCGGAGTGCCCGCAACTGAAGCTGCTGCGCATGGAGGGGTCGGTCTATTTCGGTGCGGCAGCGCACGTGGCGCAGCGGCTACATGACCTGCGCTCGGCGCCGGGCGCGCCGCGCCATCTGCTGGTGATGGCCAAGAGCATGAATTTCATCGACCTGGCCGGTGCGCAGGTCTGGGACGACGAGCTGGCGGCCCGGCGCGCGATGGGCGGCGACCTGTATTTCCACCGGCCTCGGCCCGAGGTGATGGACATGTGGCGCCGCACTGGATTCCTGGAGCGGCTGGGCGCCGATCACATCTTTCCGGACAAGGCGACGGCGTTGCATGCGATCTACGCCAAGCTGGACCGGAACATTTGCGCGGGATGCACGGCCCGGATTTTCTGGGAATGCCAGCCGGACAGCCCGCAGCGGGATGGTTGA
- a CDS encoding hemerythrin domain-containing protein: protein MAVSFPGGPAAAPGPDDPLALLSACHGRIARQCATLARLAAHLPAHGSDAAAQTAATSVRRYFDTAAAHHHEDEEEDLFPALIDSMAGSDAVCLHALVDGLMADHRRLAGLWEPLRETLTEIAAGRPAQLPAQQVQAFTEAYDAHIRREEDELLPMAARLIPDDALAAIGQAMKARRGGDAG from the coding sequence ATGGCAGTGAGCTTTCCGGGTGGGCCGGCCGCGGCGCCGGGCCCTGACGATCCGCTGGCGCTGCTGTCGGCCTGTCACGGACGCATCGCGCGCCAATGCGCCACGCTGGCGCGGCTGGCGGCGCATCTGCCCGCGCACGGCAGCGACGCCGCGGCGCAAACTGCCGCCACCAGCGTGCGCCGGTATTTCGACACCGCAGCCGCGCATCACCACGAAGACGAGGAAGAGGACCTGTTCCCCGCCTTGATCGATTCCATGGCGGGATCGGACGCGGTGTGCCTGCACGCGCTGGTGGACGGCCTGATGGCCGATCACCGGCGGCTGGCCGGCCTGTGGGAACCCCTGCGCGAGACGCTGACCGAGATCGCGGCAGGGCGCCCGGCGCAACTGCCGGCGCAGCAGGTCCAGGCCTTCACCGAGGCCTACGACGCGCACATCCGGCGCGAAGAGGACGAGCTGCTGCCGATGGCGGCGCGGCTGATTCCTGACGATGCGCTGGCCGCGATCGGCCAGGCCATGAAGGCGCGCCGGGGCGGCGACGCGGGCTGA
- a CDS encoding D-alanyl-D-alanine carboxypeptidase family protein, with product MLMKKLAASLLVATACISSAMAQSMPAPALSAKAWLLLDETSGQVIASHAATTRIEPASLTKIMTAYVVFDALTKKELTANQLVTISTRAWKVPAGSSKMFLEPNSKVSVDDLLRGLMIQSGNDAAVALAEAVSGSVEAFVARMNDTAARMGLHATRFASPHGLPDPDTYSTASDLSILATRFIRDFPQLYKTYDSAKQFTFNKITQPNRNRLLWLDPSVDGLKTGHTASAGYCIIASARRPNGSDQRRLITVVVGTASDKLRTQESRELLEWGFQGFNTIKLYARGQAVATPEVWKGEADSLKVGFSRDAYVTVPAGAKVESVWAPQAPLIAPIAAQSTVGELQVTVDGKPAMHFPVVALEPVAEAGIAGRAWDSIRLWWRGSQG from the coding sequence ATGTTGATGAAGAAGTTGGCGGCGAGCCTGCTCGTTGCGACCGCATGTATATCCAGCGCCATGGCGCAATCGATGCCCGCGCCGGCGCTGTCGGCCAAGGCGTGGCTGCTGCTGGATGAGACCAGCGGCCAGGTCATTGCGTCGCACGCGGCCACGACGCGCATCGAGCCGGCGTCCCTGACCAAGATCATGACGGCCTACGTCGTGTTCGATGCGTTGACAAAGAAAGAGCTGACGGCGAACCAGCTCGTCACGATCTCGACCCGGGCCTGGAAGGTGCCGGCGGGCAGTTCGAAGATGTTCCTCGAGCCCAACTCCAAGGTGTCGGTGGACGACCTGCTGCGCGGCCTGATGATCCAGTCGGGCAATGACGCGGCGGTCGCGCTGGCCGAGGCGGTGTCGGGCAGCGTCGAAGCCTTTGTCGCGCGGATGAACGACACCGCAGCGCGCATGGGCCTGCACGCCACGCGTTTCGCCAGTCCGCATGGGCTGCCGGATCCGGACACGTATTCCACCGCGAGCGACCTGTCGATCCTGGCCACGCGCTTCATCCGCGACTTTCCCCAGCTCTACAAGACCTACGATTCGGCCAAACAGTTCACCTTCAACAAGATCACGCAGCCCAACCGCAACCGGCTGCTGTGGCTGGATCCCAGCGTTGATGGGTTGAAAACCGGGCACACGGCATCGGCCGGCTATTGCATCATCGCTTCAGCGCGCCGGCCCAACGGCAGCGATCAGCGCCGGCTGATCACGGTGGTCGTGGGCACCGCCTCAGACAAGCTGCGCACGCAGGAAAGCCGCGAGTTGCTGGAATGGGGCTTCCAGGGGTTCAATACCATCAAGCTGTACGCGCGCGGTCAGGCCGTGGCCACGCCGGAAGTCTGGAAGGGCGAGGCCGACAGCCTGAAGGTCGGTTTCTCGCGCGACGCGTACGTGACCGTGCCGGCTGGCGCGAAGGTCGAGTCGGTCTGGGCGCCGCAGGCGCCGCTGATCGCGCCGATTGCGGCGCAGTCGACGGTGGGCGAACTGCAGGTGACGGTGGACGGCAAGCCCGCCATGCACTTCCCGGTTGTCGCGCTGGAGCCGGTGGCCGAGGCGGGCATCGCCGGCCGCGCGTGGGACTCCATCCGCTTGTGGTGGCGCGGCTCGCAGGGATAA
- a CDS encoding HU family DNA-binding protein: MATKAKAPAKKVTKTAVKAPAKKATAVKPAAKPAVKPAAKKVVAAKKVAAAPKAIKAALNKTQLIAYIVEQSGVEAKSVKAVLTSLETSVLGSVDKKGAGEFTLPGLFKVAVQKVPAKAKRFGKDPFTGEERWFPAKPASVKVKVRPLKKLKDAAQ; the protein is encoded by the coding sequence ATGGCCACGAAAGCTAAAGCTCCTGCCAAGAAAGTCACCAAGACCGCCGTCAAGGCGCCCGCAAAGAAGGCAACTGCCGTCAAGCCCGCCGCCAAGCCCGCCGTGAAGCCGGCAGCCAAGAAGGTCGTCGCCGCCAAGAAGGTCGCTGCTGCCCCCAAGGCCATCAAGGCTGCACTGAACAAGACCCAGCTCATCGCCTACATCGTTGAGCAATCCGGCGTCGAAGCCAAGTCGGTCAAGGCCGTCCTGACCAGCCTGGAAACCTCGGTGCTGGGTTCCGTGGACAAGAAGGGCGCTGGCGAATTCACGCTGCCCGGCCTGTTCAAGGTTGCCGTGCAAAAGGTTCCCGCCAAGGCCAAGCGCTTCGGCAAGGATCCGTTCACGGGTGAAGAGCGTTGGTTCCCCGCCAAGCCGGCTTCGGTCAAGGTGAAGGTTCGCCCGCTCAAGAAGCTGAAGGACGCCGCGCAGTAA
- a CDS encoding MarR family winged helix-turn-helix transcriptional regulator yields MNDLVDLVISQWAKECPSQDFSAMSVVARLFRLNAFAARNVNRTFRQYNLHQGEFDVLATLYRTGAPHAMNPQKLVEALLLTSGAMTNRLDRLEQAGLLVRNPNPDDRRGVIVSLTADGLRVIKVVLKDYLTDLNELLEPLSATERRQLAGLLKKLLLKQDQDTPGSVGA; encoded by the coding sequence ATGAATGACCTCGTCGATCTCGTGATCTCACAGTGGGCCAAAGAGTGCCCCTCGCAAGACTTCTCCGCCATGTCGGTCGTCGCGCGCCTGTTCCGCCTGAACGCCTTCGCGGCCCGCAACGTCAACCGCACCTTTCGCCAGTACAACCTGCATCAAGGCGAATTCGACGTGCTCGCGACGCTCTACCGCACCGGCGCCCCCCACGCCATGAATCCGCAAAAGCTCGTCGAAGCCCTGCTGCTGACGTCCGGCGCCATGACCAACCGCCTGGACAGGCTGGAACAGGCCGGGCTGCTCGTGCGCAATCCCAATCCCGACGACAGACGCGGCGTGATCGTGTCGCTGACCGCCGACGGACTGCGCGTGATCAAGGTCGTGCTCAAGGACTACCTGACCGACCTGAATGAATTGCTGGAGCCGCTGTCGGCGACCGAGCGCCGCCAATTGGCCGGTCTTTTGAAAAAACTGCTGCTCAAGCAGGACCAGGACACGCCCGGCAGCGTCGGTGCGTAA